The following coding sequences lie in one Arachis hypogaea cultivar Tifrunner chromosome 9, arahy.Tifrunner.gnm2.J5K5, whole genome shotgun sequence genomic window:
- the LOC112712440 gene encoding protein WHAT'S THIS FACTOR 1, chloroplastic: MLTRLTHRRGPVIPSLQKLRCLSLLHRTFSLWSMKKDPDLESALSRNRRWIVNNQIKNIILRYPNQEIPIASLQKKFKTLDLKGKALNWLRKYPSCFDVTFTGNEHRCHLSKRMMSLVEEEESVRESQENAFICRLAKLLMMSVNKRINVLKINELKRNLGFPDDYVIRIVAKYPNLFRVVNEGGRRSSMEIELVHWDPEFAVSTVEIAARRSGNTRPTFSCSLPFSWVKSWERFREFDLVPYFSPYMDHRELVEGSKEMEKRNVGLVHEVLSLTLWKKASIVKLGHFRREFALPDRLNVLLLKHPGIFYVSNKYQIYTVLLREAYVGSELVEKDPLVVVKEKFGELMQEGLHEYNQRRCLINMEKRRKKGVPLARVDEVKCKRRRSENADSDDDEDGDNKPGGLFDPEERKRFYKVLFDDDTS, encoded by the coding sequence ATGCTCACAAGGCTAACTCATCGTCGTGGTCCTGTGATTCCGTCTTTACAAAAACTACGATGTCTTTCTCTTCTCCACCGAACCTTCTCCCTGTGGTCCATGAAGAAGGATCCAGACCTCGAATCCGCGCTCTCCCGCAACCGCCGCTGGATTGTCAACAACCAGATCAAGAACATCATCCTCCGCTATCCAAACCAAGAGATCCCCATTGCATCCCTTCAGAAGAAGTTCAAAACCCTTGACCTCAAAGGCAAAGCCCTAAACTGGCTCCGTAAGTACCCTTCCTGTTTCGATGTTACTTTCACCGGCAATGAACACCGCTGTCACCTCTCCAAGCGCATGATGAGCCTCGTCGAAGAGGAGGAATCTGTTAGGGAGTCTCAAGAAAATGCTTTCATTTGCAGGTTAGCAAAATTACTTATGATGAGTGTTAACAAGAGGATTAATGTTCTGAAAATCAACGAGCTGAAAAGGAATTTAGGATTTCCCGATGATTACGTGATTAGGATTGTTGCAAAGTACCCAAATTTGTTCCGTGTTGTTAATGAGGGCGGGAGGAGGAGCTCTATGGAGATTGAATTGGTTCACTGGGACCCTGAATTTGCTGTATCCACAGTGGAAATTGCGGCAAGGAGGAGCGGCAATACAAGGCCAACGTTCTCGTGTTCTTTGCCTTTCAGTTGGGTGAAATCATGGGAGAGATTCCGTGAATTCGATTTGGTTCCTTACTTTTCGCCTTACATGGACCACAGGGAATTGGTGGAAGGGTCGAAAGAGATGGAGAAGAGGAATGTGGGATTGGTACATGAGGTGTTGTCTTTGACTCTTTGGAAGAAAGCCTCAATAGTGAAGTTGGGTCATTTTAGGAGGGAGTTTGCTTTGCCTGATAGGTTGAATGTGTTGTTGCTCAAGCACCCTGGGATTTTCTATGTTTCCAACAAGTATCAGATTTACACAGTTCTTCTTAGGGAGGCCTATGTTGGGTCTGAACTTGTTGAAAAGGATCCTCTGGTTGTTGTGAAGGAGAAATTTGGGGAACTGATGCAGGAAGGGCTTCATGAGTACAATCAGAGGCGGTGCCTCATAAACAtggagaagaggaggaagaaaggTGTTCCTTTGGCTAGAGTAGATGAAGTAAAGTGTAAGAGGAGAAGAAGTGAAAATGctgactcagatgatgatgaggatggagACAATAAGCCGGGAGGTTTGTTTGACCCAGAGGAAAGGAAACGGTTTTATAAAGTTCTGTTTGATGATGATACTTCATGA